cctttttctttttttttttggtatcgTTAACTGTCTCGaagtgaaacattttttccacaaaGAACGATAAGATTTGGTCATTTAATCGATACGCTGATGGACGgtcatttattaataaaacCGCGATGCGTAAAACATTGGATAATACAACCGGGATCAAGATTTCCAacgcgtatgtataatattatacatgtatgtacgtatacatgtatgttgCGTGCGAGTTGCGTCAGGGGTGCGCACATGGCGCCCCCTTATCTCCAACTGACCACATGTCGTGTTTATCGATTCTGAGGTAAAAGTGTACCCTCGGCATTATCACTTTGTAAACCTGACGAAATTCCAAGCCTGCGTTATTATTTAAGCTAGGTTCAAAGGTTTTGTACCGTatagatataggtatatatttttgtacttGTAGAAGCGGTCGAACCGTAACGGTTAAAATACATATGATAAATGGTGCGAGAATTGGCACCCGAAGATCGCGTCGATGGTTGGAACGTCGCTTTCTTTCCAGTGCGAGTCGAGGaggtttgaaattgaatttgaacttTCGGGACAACGAAGGACTCGAAACGTGGCTAACGAAGTGCTCGGCTCTTCAGATTCAGTTAACTCGGAGGGTATAACACGAGTGTAAGTTTGATTCGAAGTCAATCGGCATGTGTGCGGGAAGCGGGCTGAGCCGCAATTATttcgaagagagagagagagagagagtttgaAACACCTCTGATAGTCAATCAACGAATCACGCATACGTATCCTGCCGGCTAAGAACACGTGGTGTCTCCGCTAGCCGGTCTAAAGCGATCCGAGATAAGGAGTTGTCGATCAATTCCCCATTTCGCAGAGCTAAATGCAAGGCGAAGCTAGTTACCAACTATATGTAACATGTACAAACCACGACGCAGTGCCCACTCGAGGAGTGAAATCTGTTGCGCGCCTTGGTTCAGGCGCGGCGTGCAAAAGATTTGTTCGGAGGGTGGAAAACTCACCCTTGGCATCTTCGAGGCTTCGGGTTCCTCGGCTGGGGTGACAAAACGCCGTAGACGGCGGGCCGAAGGGTCTCTGAATTGGGGCGGCGGCGACAGAGATGTCGGAGGGTGAGACGAGGCCCTGCGGATGGTGATCGCAAGATCCGGTGCGCTCGGGGCGGACGCTGAGCTTTCACTAACGTTGCTCGTCGCCGGCCTGCTCCTACCTCCTACATCCTGGCCATCGTGATCGCGTGTCACGGTGCCTATCCGCGTTTCACCGCCCCCTCGGCCCTCCGGGGGTGGCTGACACCGGGGGGCGTCCCCCTCGAGTTCGGGAAGGCTATCGGAGAAAGTTAGCAACAAATTTATGCCTCCGAGTTGCGGGGTTCAAGGAACCGGAAGCTGTCCTGCCGCGGTGCAGCTTCGGTTGGATTCGAAAGAAGTTACGCTCTTCGATGCGGCTTGGGAGGATTGTTTTAGAGGTGGACGACTTACTTGGGGAGGAAGAGCGACGGATCGGAAGAGGGCCAGCAGAGCGGAGCTCTGCATCTTGCTGGAATTAGATCGACCATGATTGACTTGCGAGGAGATGGAGTCTCCGCTTTTCTTCTAATCGGGAAGATGGTTGGACGACGTCACTTTTGGTTATTTAAATTACGCGAGGATCGCGGTGATCGTAGGATTATTAATTAGCCGGTGTTGAGTGGTGCGATCGTAATTCAAAGCGAAGTGAAAGCTTTTTGAAAAACGAGGAAAGACACGCGAAGAAATTAAATTACTCGTGTAATTTCTTAGGCGAGGGAGAAAGCTACGCGTTTGAGAGGGAAAAGGATGAGTCGATAAAGTATAAAGGCTGCGGTGAAAAAGTTACGGAATTATGAAGGGCGACTAAGAGAAGAAGAGCGAGGGGgaggaattttatttacgaGGGTCTCAGCCCGACGAGTAAATTCCTGCATGTATTTATGGTTGAATAAATAAGCGTGTATATCGGACAATATTTTGGAGTCGTGAACAGCGACTCTTCGAGGGGGTAAATCGGAAATCGGTACAGCGAAGTGGGACACGCGAGCCTTCGGTTTAACCGAGACGGAAGAACCACTCGAACAGAAATAGAACATCAAGGAGGAATCGGAGCATTATGAATTCAccgttgtaaatttgattcGAATACCGCTTATAATCCCACACAAATGACAGGACATTCCATTTCTCTGTTTAAAGATGACGGTCATTATTAAGCAGCGAAATTTACTCAAGGATCGAACGGCACCGAAATCACGCGACGAAGTCGGTTCTTCCAATGCGATGTAAAGTGCCGGTGAGACCGGGTTTTTCAAAACGGCCAAAATTTGCCTATTCGCCGAAAATTGACTCAAGGACCGGACGTCCTTCTCAACGAACCGCCGACGACTGACTAAGCAGCTCTTTCCTGCTGTCGGAAATTGTTATTAAATACCGTAATAAGAGTTccttagaaaattttcaagaaggGTTACAAAAGCGTTGGATCGATAGCGTAACACAAGGCGAATTCTTACAACGGCCCTTGCGATTAATCAGCCCTGTCAGATATGCAATGTTGTTGTTGCGGCCTTTGTTGTACGTACGAAATGGTACGGCGAAGATACCTTCACGTACAGCGAATCATTTTATGAGTAATTTTACGACTTTTCTCATCCAACAATTAGAAACGTTTTTGCAACACTGTCGGTGAAAAAACTTGTATCTAAATACTGTTCACTCTCATGTCAGTTATTATCCAATCTGTGCAgcgaattgatttttgatgCGATTTCAAATCGTTTATTCGATTCATTTTCTAAGTACTCTTACACGAtacaaaattttagaattattCTTAAATTTGTTTTACGTATTATAAAAATCGACGAATATTAATAAGAGGTTACATATAATTGACTTAAGCGTGTGTCTGATTTTATAAAGTGATTAATTTGGTAAATGTAACAATTGGAGTCAGGATAAAATTCCTGTAACGAAGTTGCTGATAGTATTTTGTGTATCGCCAAACGGCGAAGACGCTCTTAatacaatgaataaatatttgattgcattgtttttttctttctgcattgttactttattattatttcattaaatttcattatccATACATCTCAACCGCGAGTAAAGTCTACATGAACATGTCGCAGTAATCTGTGCGCACATAACGTAGTGTATACAAGACTAGATTGAGTCACGTCAAGGAAAGATAAGAATCTTCCGGGGTAAATAATACGACTCGATAATTAGAGAACGATGTAGAAACGAGCTCCGACTTCCGGATCTTTAACGTTGTACAATGCTGTATAAACACAATCGTTTAACAGCGAAGTATGTAGTAATAAATTGCGAATCTAGGTACCATAACAGGTTCGTTGTTATAATACGTGGAAAAATCGATGCCGCCAATTGTTCGATTAAAATTACGCTGGACTTTTTCACGCTAGTGGGCGACTGATTAAATCGCTCGCAAGTCGTACAACCGGTGTCTGTAGACCAAAACCCTGATGCGCATCGGCTTCCCGCGATCCGTAGCGAAGCTGAATTTCACGTGGTTCGATCCGACTCCACCGGAAGTTATCGTCGCCTCTCCGTTCTCGGTTGTCCGGTCTGAAATCACCTCGATGCAACTGATGTTCACGTTCATGGGTCCGTACTGCGCCTCTGCGGTCTTTCGAATGATTAAATTATGCCGAAAGTGCGTAAAAGAGATACGCCGGAGGCGACGAGCTTGCGGAAAGCCCGTTCGGCCGGTGCTTCGTTCGATATTTACCTGATTCGAGAACGGATTTGAGTTGCGACGGACTTCGTACTGCCATATGAGGTCCCCGTTGTGACCGGAAGCCGGACAGTCGCCGTAGAAGCGATTTCCGAGGGCCAGAGGCAGGGCGAGGATCGCGAAGAAAGCACGAAATCCACTTGCGGACAGCATGGCGGCGGACGGAGCGAGTAACGCGACAAGTCGAAGAGACGAGAATGACTCGGGGAGAAAGTGTGGAAGATGGAAGAACCGGGCTGCTACTATTATTGCAAGCGTAGAAGCTCGTCGTATGAAATGGGGAATGTAATCTGCGGATATTGCGGAGTTGTTGCTCACGTTGCAGTAATTatgatgtaattaattataattttgttttgctTCACCGCTGCAGAGAAACTCGATGATCCGAGTGTTCGATCGTGCTGAAAAAACACATTTTATCTGCGCCGGTGTTATGCTGCGAGCCAATATTGTGATGTATTAATAGCAGAGATACCGGCAGCCCCTTCAAATATCAACACAACGCACTCGGTTATAACTGCAATTCAAAGTTTCGAGTCATTTGTGATTTCGTTGCCGAACCCTCTCCTCGTCACGAGATCATCTTAAGCTTCGAAATGATTTATCAGACGAGATTGAAAAACGGTGCTTCGATCCAATCGTTTGGCAGAATTTTAGCACCAGCGATGTACAAACAAGTACAGAGAGATGAGTGTAATATTCTCGCTGGCAGACGCGCGGATTGCAGCTTGATCGTGAATATTGAAAACCGCGAGGGTCAAGGCTGTGCCATTTTGATAATGAACTTAATCAGCACACATGAATATACCCGCTGTTGTACGTTTAGTCTAACACTTGTTGGCTTCTCTCGTACAGCGAACGAAAGCACATTTTGAGTCGGTGATTTTGGGGGTGGGAAAACCTGCACTTACGATTCGATGAATTACGGGGACTGGTAAATGTACCCCTCTTGGAATAAAACCTGGGAACGGTAAGGAGGCACTTTGATATCACTGCAAAGTGGGGCTTCGGTAGTAAAATCGAGGCATTGGTTTGTGACTTTAGAGTCAGGTGAATTGGTTCCCACATTCCCGTGCCTGGATCCACATGGTACAGTCTGTACCCAGGAGAATCCTTTTCGCAATTTTCTCTTACCAGACTGCTGATTCTTCGCCCGATAATCACTCCCGACTTACGACTCGAGATGATGCCAAGTAATCGACGATACACCCTTTTTCAACACTAACCATTGGGTACATGGATCTTGAACTTTCCAAAAATCTATtgtttctataatttttttttttcaaccataaCAAAAGAATTATTCTAATCAAACTTAAGGTATACGGGAGAACGACATTTGAACtgtatttcgtaaaatttttatattttacaaatacgACACAATAAATCCTGCAAGCTTTATCTAaaatcaataaacaaaatattttctcttaATACGTAATTGTATATGGCCAGCAAGGGAACgaagaatttgtaaaaaaaaaaatttaattcgaaCTTTTGACAgagctttttgaaaaatgtaagaTTTTCGGTACATCTTACTCCATGTATTTATTGCCTTGTAAAATAAGTTGTGagcgagaaaataaaaaagttccTTTATTCATTCACTACTTCATACACTCACCTACTGACAGAAAATGTTTGATTTTCTGATTTCAGATGAAGCTAACGGTAGTTGACGTTGTCGTATTttgggatgaaaattttacgaaatatagTTCAAACTTCGTTGTATTCaacaagagaaaataatagaaaaaatggaTATTTTGAATGTTCAAGACCCACGTAAATCCTCAATTCAACAGAAGCGAGTTCGAGAAATTCTTAGGCTAGTAGAAAAATTGGGTACATATTTCTGTATACATTCCCCCTATCCTATGCAATATAAGTATATTGCGTGTTTACCGGGGAAAGAATTACGCTACTTTGGAAGTTTATGTATCGATCGCGGTCACATCTCGTCGTCAAGGAACtgcatttcaatattattgcATGATAAGATTCTCTTATAACCTTACCCGCTCTGTAGGTATATGTTAATACGTGTATATTCAGATTCTACAAGGACTGATCCCGCTGTTCgagatattatacatacatactgtAATACGCTATACCTATGCTGGTTGAATAGACATTTTATTGATAATTacagaaattattatcattattaataatatacagtCAGCCTGCGTTTAACGATCAAGTTTTTCGTTCCCTTCAATTTCCCTTCCTATTCTCATTGCGTGCCGATATCCTCCCGCCCCAATTTCCTGCCCTCATTATAAACGGATCTCTTCGAAACTTCAACTCTCGCTATAGACGGTTGACAAAAGCTCTTGCACCGTGGTTATTGGCATTAGAATttcttcgaataaaaaataaattataaataatttttgggaaaaaaaaaaaattgatattcaagaaattcgtatcaacttgTAACGAAATAAATCAAGCACCGACAAAATTCATTGAATCTCTGACGAATTTTCCATTGATACGGATATCAACGATTCTTTCCTCAGACATAATGTTCATACGACTGTAACGAAgtttctggaaaaaaaaaacctttgcatgaaaaaagagaatttagaaaaaaaaaaaaaatacccgtacAACTGCACCGAAACGAAAACTCGCAACGCATGCAAGCCTACAGAGTTGCACAATCCGCGTAAGGCGCCTACGATCACGTAGTATGATGCACGCATGTGTTGTCGGAATGAGACAGGGGCGGGGGAATGACGTGAAAGTGCAAAGCGCACCATCGAATGCCGTCAAGAAGGCGGGCGGGGGCGGA
The Neodiprion fabricii isolate iyNeoFabr1 chromosome 1, iyNeoFabr1.1, whole genome shotgun sequence DNA segment above includes these coding regions:
- the LOC124186820 gene encoding uncharacterized protein LOC124186820, whose amino-acid sequence is MLSASGFRAFFAILALPLALGNRFYGDCPASGHNGDLIWQYEVRRNSNPFSNQTAEAQYGPMNVNISCIEVISDRTTENGEATITSGGVGSNHVKFSFATDRGKPMRIRVLVYRHRLYDLRAI